The Anolis sagrei isolate rAnoSag1 chromosome Y, rAnoSag1.mat, whole genome shotgun sequence genome contains a region encoding:
- the LOC132780580 gene encoding homeodomain-interacting protein kinase 4, whose product MVTIESESDFYDVFEILGKGTFGEVVKSWKRSTGEMVAIKILRNDSYRSRIIKNELKLLQTMAEVDSEQSHIVQFHEFFHDELKFYLVFELLEQNLFDFQKEHNFSPLPVRHIRTVTTQVLRALAKLKELSIIHADLKPENIMLVDQVRYPFRIKVIDFGSASIFNEVRYVKEPYIQSRFYRAPEILLGLPFCEKVDMWSLGCVMAELHLGWPLYPGNNEYDQIRYICETQGMPRTTLLNAARKAHLFFKRSQHPEVVNSWQLKTPAEYLADTKVKSVERRKYVLKSLDQMETVNVHKMIYPDSEALAEYFDLRSMVELIKRMLTWDSHERITPSAALKHPYISTQPLKQNYDLTQYYQFCMRSLHESLPNHGKAVEEETQVYSPMEEEHFYASQQSFKEDNAHGIQRTTSQLDDLSIAEASREVPLKVWGEGPSGGLYEPLSGPTEAASGRRKTLHQNFRLCHEQPTQQEPIMPYYRNRHGSPKHRKASHHAKLDPTFENLILLGQYSPEDTLSWEKESNASTNSLPESNGKEDPNYPKGLMLSPKTQVRGPAEAFEPAASAMQVSGPTTWLPEEDWLSDRGAAPLKAVLHAPRNRHHQLQPPYLQHIASHH is encoded by the exons ATGGTCACAATCGAGTCGGAATCAGACTTCTATGACGTGTTTGAGATCCTGGGGAAGGGGACGTTTGGGGAAGTGGTGAAAAGCTGGAAACGGAGCACGGGGGAGATGGTCGCCATCAAGATCCTGAGAAATGACTCCTACCGGAGCAGAATCATCAAGAACGAGCTGAAGCTACTACAGACGATGGCTGAGGTGGACTCAGAGCAGTCCCACATTGTCCAGTTCCACGAATTCTTCCACGACGAGCTCAAGTTCTACCTGGTCTTTGAGCTGTTGGAGCAAAACCTCTTTGACTTCCAGAAAGAGCACAATTTTTCCCCTTTGCCAGTCCGACACATTCGGACGGTGACCACACAGGTGCTGAGAGCCTTAGCCAAGCTAAAAGAGCTCTCCATAATCCATGCAGACCTGAAGCCGGAGAACATCATGTTGGTCGACCAGGTGAGGTATCCTTTCCGAATCAAGGTGATTGACTTTGGGTCTGCCAGCATCTTCAACGAGGTGCGCTATGTCAAAGAGCCATACATCCAATCCCGGTTCTACCGGGCGCCAGAGATACTGTTAGGGCTACCGTTCTGTGAGAAAGTGGACATGTGGTCCTTGGGGTGCGTGATGGCAGAGCTGCACCTTGGCTGGCCTCTCTACCCCGGGAACAATGAATACGACCAGATACGGTACATCTGTGAGACTCAAGGGATGCCCAGGACCACCCTTCTCAACGCTGCCAGGAAAGCCCACCTCTTTTTCAAAAGAAGCCAGCATCCCGAGGTGGTGAATTCCTGGCAGCTGAAGACCCCAGCAGAATACCTGGCGGACACCAAGGTGAAATCTGTGGAACGGAGGAAGTATGTGCTGAAGTCCCTGGACCAGATGGAGACGGTGAATGTCCACAAGATGATCTACCCAGACAGCGAGGCCTTGGCCGAATACTTTGACCTCCGGAGCATGGTGGAGCTCATTAAGAGAATGTTGACTTGGGATTCCCATGAGCGTATCACCCCTAGCGCAGCCCTGAAGCACCCCTACATTTCCACACAGCCACTCAAGCAGAATTATGATCTCACTCAGTATTATCAGTTCTGCATGAGGAGCCTCCATGAGTCACTCCCCAACCATGGAAAAGCGGTGGAGGAGGAAACTCAGGTCTATAGCCCTATGGAAGAGGAGCACTTCTACGCTTCCCAGCAGTCCTTCAAGGAGGACAATGCTCATGGCATCCAAAGGACCACCAGCCAATTGGATGATCTGAGCATCGCTGAAGCCAGCCGGGAGGTGCCCCTGAAAGTATGGGGCGAAGGACCCAGTGGAGGTCTCTATGAGCCTCTCTCTGGCCCCACAGAGGCTGCCTCTGGCCGGCGCAAGACCCTCCACCAAAACTTTCGTTTGTGCCATGAGCAGCCAACCCAGCAAGAGCCCATCATGCCCTACTACAGGAACCGTCATGGGAGTCCCAAGCATCGCAAGGCATCCCACCATGCCAAGTTGGACCCCACTTTTGAAAATCTCATCCTCCTGGGACAATATTCACCGGAAGACACCCTCAGCTGGGAGAAGGAGAGCAACGCTAGCACTAACTCCCTGCCCGAGTCCAATGGAAAGGAAGATCCCAACTACCCCAAAGGTCTGATGTTGTCACCCAAAACTCAGGTA AGAGGCCCTGCTGAAGCGTTCGAGCCCGCCGCCTCTGCTATGCAGGTCTCTGGTCCCACCACTTGGCTGCCGGAGGAGGACTGGTTGTCAGACCGGGGGGCCGCCCCGCTCAAGGCCGTGCTGCACGCCCCGCGGAACCGGCACCACCAGCTGCAGCCCCCTTACCTCCAACACATCGCCAGCCACCACTGA